The DNA sequence GCCTCCAAGCTCAGTCGCCGCCGCCAAGCTCAGAGACACCACTTTCctccatccccccccccccacgacTTGGTCCGTCATCATCTCCCCCCAAGCCGTCGCCCCACCAAGCCGTCGCCCACGAAGTCGCTCCTCGATGGTAAGTTTTCTAAGGGCTGTTGTAATTGgcatcatgtaatttttttaacctTTACCATTGAGAAGGAATTGGTTTACTTGTAGTTAGGGTTTGTTAGATCTTTTACATTCACCACATTCGGATTTGAGTAAGTTAGGCTTAGTCAGTTATATCCCTAACTAGAAGACACACGGTTTCCATGTAAGCATGTGTTGGAAACTCACTTGTATATGTAATTATGAACATCCAGATCTTTACCCAATGAGCATTGCTTGCATATATAGCTCTAAAATGTTTGAGATGCCAacttttttattccaattttctCAGATATATAGAAACTAAATAGGGCATCTGTGAAGTTTGACCGAAATGCTTTCAATgctctaaaaaaataatggaatttCAATTAAATCATTAAGTTTGGTGCTGGCTGTTTATCTTCATTAAATGATTAAGTTTTAGTTTGGTGCTGGCTATtacattaatgatttttttcattaatttggtGCTGGCTATTATGTAATGTGTACTGATTTGTGGACTGATTTAAAGTGTTTTGTGTACTGATTTGAATTGATTTGTgcactattttttgtttcttattttataacataggATCATGAATGGAGTTTTGATAGTGATGAAAATGTGAATATAGAAGATGGAGTTTGTGTGGATGATGGagtgaatgtggaagatggagatgatggagtgaatgtggaagatggagTGAATGTGGAAGATGAAGTCAATGTGGATGATGGAGTGAATGTGGAAGATGAAGTCAATGTGGATGATGGAGTGAATTTGAGACCTTGTTCGAGTAGTGGTCCGAATGAGCCATTCATCGGTATGGTATTTGATGACGTAGAAGATGCTCAAGCATTTTACAAGGTGTATGcaagaaaaaaaggttttgcTATTCGAACCAATCATACACGATTGTcgaaagaggagaaaaaactaATTGCTGTAGACTATGTTTGCTCAAGGGAAGGATTTCGACGGGAAAGGAGCAAACAAAAAGAACGAATAATTTCGGAACCTGCTGAGACAAAGATTGGTTGTAAAGCATTGATGGGgataaaaaaaagtgggtgagAAGTGGATAGTATGTAAGTTTGTGCTTGAACATAATCACTTGCTACTTACACCAAGAAGTACTAGTTTGCTTCGTGGACATAGGATAGTGACACGTGTCCAAAAAAACCTTATTATGACTTTGAATGAGTCCGGTGTACCGACAAGGAAGATAATGTCGGTGTTGAGTAAAGAAGCAGGGGGCGACTTTAACGTTGGTTGTATTGGCAAGGATGTGGAGAATTACTTGGggaacaaaagaagaaaattatttgaagaaggAGATGCACAACGATTATATGCCTATTTCTTTGATCGACAATGCAAAGAGCCTGGATTTGTGTACTCAATGCAAGTTGATGAGAATGGGTGCATGGGAAGTTGTTTTTGGGCAGATGCAAGATCAAGGGCGTCGTACCAATATTTTGGGGATGTGGTCACATTCGATGCCACATATTtgacaaatatttataagatgccCTTTGTGCCATTTTCTGGAGTTAACCATCATCACCAAACTATAATGTTTGGTTGTGCCTTGTTGGTTAATGAAACAGCTGAGTCATATGTATGGTTATTGAGAACATGGCAAGAAGCAATGCTTGGACGAGCCCCTTCAaccataattaccgatgatgaCAAGGCTATGGCAAAGGCCATTGGAGAGGTACTCCCAAATACAACTCATAGATTATGTTTGTGGCACATTCTGCAAAAATTCCCTGAACATTTGGCTTATGTATATAATAGATTTCCGGATTTCCAAAAAGATTTCCATCATTGTATTCATAACACAATTACAATTGATGAGTTTGAGCATGAATGGAGTGTTATATTAGTGAAGTATGAGTTAGGAGATAATACTTGGCTGCAAAATCTTTATAACCGACGGGAGAAGTGGGTTCCGGCTTACTTGCGTTCAACATTTTGTGCCGGCATGTCAACGACTCAAAGAAGTGAAAGCATGAATAAGTTTTTCAAGGATTATGTTCGTTCCAGTACTATGGTCAGTGATTTTGTGCATCAATATGAGAAAGCATTAGATGCACgttattttaaagagaaagaaaaggatgtGCGAACAAAATCAACTTGTGCCATATTgaaaacatgttacaaaattgaagaagaagcttCCATAGTCTACACAAGAAAGtctttcacaatttttcaagATGAGCTTTTTAATAGTCAACGCTACAACTCAACTAAATTTTCCAACGAGGGCGAAAGCAAGACTTATAGAGTGGTACCTCATGGCAAAGAAACCCCTCTCTATCATGTGACCTTGGAGAGTGGAGGAGATAAGGTGACTTGCACTTGCCATATGTTTGAGTTTATGGGAATTCTCTGTAGGCATATCCTGTGTGTACTtggaaagaaatcaaaattAGATTGTTTGTCACAACACCATATTCTAGAAAGATGGACTATCAATGCTAAGAGTCGACCTATTATTGACATTCCCATTCTCGAAGGGCATGTAACGCCACAGGATGATCTAGCAATGAGGAAAAACTCATTGATGATGCAATTTTATGTCATTGCGGAACTTGGGACGAAGTCAAGGAAAAAACTCAATCACCTCTCCCTTGCCTTAGATAAGGTCCATAACGAGCTACTTCTAATGGAAGATGATGACAATATTGAAGAATCTGTGGGCCCAGTTGGAAGGGAGTCAACCTATGAATCCATTTCTCAAAGATCTCAGGTTGTCTCCAATTTTTCACAAACAATACAAGATCCTCCACGAGTGCCCACGAAAGGGCGTCCAAAGTCTTTGAGGGCAAAGAATCCAAAAGAGATGCAACCAACCAAGAAAAGACGT is a window from the Juglans regia cultivar Chandler chromosome 7, Walnut 2.0, whole genome shotgun sequence genome containing:
- the LOC109017773 gene encoding protein FAR1-RELATED SEQUENCE 5-like: MSVLSKEAGGDFNVGCIGKDVENYLGNKRRKLFEEGDAQRLYAYFFDRQCKEPGFVYSMQVDENGCMGSCFWADARSRASYQYFGDVVTFDATYLTNIYKMPFVPFSGVNHHHQTIMFGCALLVNETAESYVWLLRTWQEAMLGRAPSTIITDDDKAMAKAIGEVLPNTTHRLCLWHILQKFPEHLAYVYNRFPDFQKDFHHCIHNTITIDEFEHEWSVILVKYELGDNTWLQNLYNRREKWVPAYLRSTFCAGMSTTQRSESMNKFFKDYVRSSTMVSDFVHQYEKALDARYFKEKEKDVRTKSTCAILKTCYKIEEEASIVYTRKSFTIFQDELFNSQRYNSTKFSNEGESKTYRVVPHGKETPLYHVTLESGGDKVTCTCHMFEFMGILCRHILCVLGKKSKLDCLSQHHILERWTINAKSRPIIDIPILEGHVTPQDDLAMRKNSLMMQFYVIAELGTKSRKKLNHLSLALDKVHNELLLMEDDDNIEESVGPVGRESTYESISQRSQVVSNFSQTIQDPPRVPTKGRPKSLRAKNPKEMQPTKKRRCSVCKNEGHARNNCPLVRDIGHTVQVDSTNLDS